A portion of the Pseudomonas sp. PSE14 genome contains these proteins:
- a CDS encoding pirin family protein, translated as MSDSLLSIRPRAEDVEGVPILRPLPSSQCRSVGPFVFFDHMLEATFAPDHGMDIRQHPHIGLSTLTYLFEGQVQHKDSLGSDQLVLPGDVSWMTAGRGVAHVERTPETLRHNGSRLHGLQVWLALPREQEGCEPSYSHHPAASLPESDALGVRIRMIAGTGFCLESPVPVLSPTLYAELTLSVGATLAIPDEHPQRALYLIEGEALLDDEPLPRHELLVLPEGATFTLSACTDCRAVIIGGAPLDGPRRMNWNFVASDPALIDSARARWSARDWPTVPGERERIELPR; from the coding sequence ATGAGCGACTCCCTGCTGAGCATCCGCCCACGCGCCGAAGACGTCGAAGGCGTTCCCATCCTCCGCCCGCTGCCGTCCTCGCAATGCCGCAGCGTCGGCCCCTTCGTGTTCTTCGACCACATGCTGGAAGCCACCTTCGCCCCCGACCACGGCATGGACATCCGCCAGCACCCGCATATCGGCCTGTCCACCCTCACCTACCTGTTCGAAGGCCAGGTGCAGCACAAGGACAGCCTCGGCTCCGACCAGCTCGTCCTGCCCGGCGACGTCAGCTGGATGACCGCCGGGCGCGGCGTCGCTCACGTCGAACGCACGCCGGAAACGCTGCGCCACAACGGCTCGCGCCTGCACGGGCTGCAAGTGTGGTTGGCGCTACCCCGCGAGCAGGAAGGCTGCGAGCCCAGCTACAGCCACCACCCCGCCGCCAGCCTGCCGGAAAGCGACGCCCTGGGCGTGCGCATCCGCATGATCGCAGGCACGGGCTTCTGCCTCGAATCGCCGGTACCGGTGCTTTCACCGACCCTCTATGCCGAGCTGACGCTCAGCGTCGGCGCCACCCTGGCGATTCCCGACGAGCACCCGCAACGCGCGCTGTACCTGATCGAGGGCGAGGCCCTGCTCGACGATGAACCGCTGCCGCGGCACGAACTGCTGGTGCTGCCCGAAGGCGCCACCTTCACCCTCTCCGCCTGCACCGACTGCCGGGCGGTGATCATCGGCGGCGCGCCGCTGGACGGGCCGAGGCGGATGAACTGGAATTTCGTCGCCAGCGACCCGGCGCTGATCGACAGTGCCCGCGCCCGCTGGTCCGCCCGCGACTGGCCGACGGTGCCGGGCGAACGGGAACGCATCGAACTGCCGCGCTGA
- a CDS encoding DUF3859 domain-containing protein, with the protein MSISRLPAALALTLVSAFASSAFAEVRVTGPVEYGVFVSNYKDYQPGERVLTSSQEQLESTTRVPAKLGTKFGLRYQLSGKQEGDAPLTLLYFTPGVVTPDGQRHDKFEVVQKLVVGAPTDVMAYQFTENHEVVQGQWRFMVFQGDRLLAEKTFTVE; encoded by the coding sequence ATGTCCATTTCCCGCCTGCCAGCGGCCCTGGCCCTCACCCTGGTTTCCGCCTTCGCGTCCTCGGCCTTTGCCGAAGTCCGTGTCACCGGCCCGGTCGAGTACGGCGTCTTCGTCAGCAACTACAAGGATTACCAGCCGGGCGAGCGCGTGCTGACCAGCAGCCAGGAGCAGCTCGAGTCCACCACCCGCGTACCGGCCAAGCTGGGCACCAAGTTCGGCCTGCGCTACCAGCTCAGCGGCAAGCAGGAAGGCGACGCCCCGCTGACCCTGCTGTATTTCACTCCCGGCGTGGTCACGCCGGATGGCCAACGCCACGACAAGTTCGAGGTGGTGCAGAAACTGGTGGTCGGGGCGCCGACCGACGTGATGGCCTACCAGTTCACCGAGAACCACGAGGTGGTACAGGGGCAGTGGCGCTTCATGGTGTTCCAGGGTGATCGCCTGCTGGCGGAAAAGACCTTCACCGTCGAGTAA
- a CDS encoding DUF1302 domain-containing protein yields the protein MGGRSSIFWAPRRAGAVMGLLPLLVAGSAQALEFKLADNEVTGSLDSTLSYGAMWRVQGRDKSNITDINADDGNRNFDTGLVSQVFKLTSDLSAKYQNYGLFMRGTAYYDTQIMDKRNDYYDTTDGVVRPSQSYPQDDHFTEDTRHIAGRKAELLDAYLSGSWDIAEHPLTGRVGRQVLNWGEGVFYRGGVNTINPVDAARFHLPGSELKEVLVPTEALSLNFGLTDDLSMETFYQWKWKETRLDSVGTYFSDTDLFSDGGNTAYTTEDNPLIKELLAGYPTVASLGLLGNGPHGPNAFLDPNTGTFKVANVGKDIDARDDGQFGVAFRYIAEELNSTEFGFYFVNYHSKEPQIAVDLRNYQGVDVAALNSLLGPLGLGEAVPGLSTLDMASNAEARRDYVEDIRMYGFSFNTTLGDASVSGEIAYRPNMPISISATDDLLGDLLTQGVLGQTNLFDANVPAGQACAPVAGKQLCRGELFENYERAETYNISLSTIYNFGPHLSFDSMTGVAEVASEHIRGSSLKYTAWDGSERKFVGAQDKAYVGGADDDVQIDRDSYGYTLLLTGSWNDVYAGVKLSPYVVYQEDFSGNSDRTGNFIEGRKAYTLGIDASYLNTFEVGTQYTSYYGAGSSNSMRDRDNVSVTAKYSF from the coding sequence ATGGGGGGACGTTCGTCCATTTTCTGGGCGCCCCGGCGTGCAGGCGCGGTGATGGGACTCTTGCCGCTGCTGGTGGCGGGTTCGGCGCAGGCCCTGGAGTTCAAGCTCGCCGACAACGAGGTCACCGGCTCTCTGGACAGCACCCTGTCCTACGGCGCGATGTGGCGCGTGCAGGGCCGCGACAAGAGCAACATCACGGACATCAACGCCGACGACGGCAACCGCAACTTCGACACCGGGCTGGTCTCCCAGGTGTTCAAACTCACTTCCGACCTGTCGGCCAAATACCAGAACTACGGCCTGTTCATGCGTGGCACCGCGTACTACGACACGCAGATCATGGACAAGCGCAACGACTACTACGACACCACCGATGGCGTGGTGCGGCCCAGCCAGTCGTATCCCCAGGACGATCACTTCACCGAAGACACCCGGCACATCGCCGGCCGCAAGGCCGAATTGCTTGACGCCTACCTGTCCGGCAGCTGGGACATCGCCGAACACCCGCTCACCGGCCGCGTCGGCCGCCAGGTGCTGAACTGGGGCGAGGGCGTGTTCTACCGGGGTGGGGTCAACACCATCAACCCGGTGGACGCCGCGCGTTTCCACCTGCCGGGCTCGGAGCTCAAGGAGGTGCTGGTGCCGACGGAGGCCCTGAGCCTCAACTTCGGCCTGACCGACGACCTGTCGATGGAGACCTTCTACCAGTGGAAGTGGAAGGAAACCCGCCTGGACTCGGTGGGCACCTACTTCTCCGACACCGACCTGTTCAGCGACGGCGGCAACACCGCTTACACCACCGAGGACAACCCGCTGATCAAGGAGCTGCTGGCCGGTTACCCGACCGTGGCGTCCCTTGGCCTGCTGGGCAATGGTCCCCACGGCCCCAATGCCTTCCTCGACCCGAACACTGGCACCTTCAAGGTCGCCAACGTCGGCAAGGACATCGATGCCCGTGACGACGGCCAGTTCGGTGTGGCCTTCCGCTACATCGCCGAAGAGCTGAACTCGACCGAGTTCGGCTTCTATTTCGTCAACTATCACTCCAAGGAACCGCAGATCGCCGTCGACCTGCGCAACTACCAGGGGGTCGATGTCGCCGCCCTGAACTCGCTGCTCGGCCCGCTGGGCCTGGGCGAGGCGGTGCCCGGCCTGTCGACGCTGGACATGGCCAGCAACGCCGAGGCGCGCCGCGACTACGTCGAAGACATCCGCATGTACGGCTTCAGCTTCAACACCACCCTGGGGGATGCCTCGGTGTCCGGCGAGATCGCCTACCGGCCGAACATGCCCATCAGCATCTCCGCCACCGACGACCTGCTCGGCGACCTGCTGACTCAGGGCGTGCTCGGCCAGACCAACCTGTTCGACGCCAACGTCCCCGCCGGCCAGGCCTGTGCGCCGGTGGCCGGCAAGCAGCTGTGCCGTGGCGAGCTGTTCGAGAACTACGAGCGGGCCGAGACCTACAACATCTCGCTGTCGACCATCTACAACTTCGGCCCGCACCTGTCCTTCGACTCCATGACCGGGGTGGCCGAAGTGGCCTCCGAGCACATCCGTGGCAGCAGCCTGAAGTACACCGCCTGGGATGGCAGCGAGCGCAAGTTCGTCGGCGCCCAGGACAAGGCCTACGTCGGCGGTGCCGACGACGACGTGCAGATCGACCGTGACAGCTACGGCTACACCCTGCTGCTCACCGGCAGCTGGAACGATGTCTACGCTGGGGTGAAGCTCTCGCCCTACGTCGTCTACCAGGAGGATTTCAGCGGCAACTCCGACCGCACCGGCAACTTCATCGAGGGACGCAAGGCCTACACCCTCGGCATCGACGCCAGCTACCTGAACACCTTCGAGGTCGGCACCCAGTACACCAGCTACTACGGGGCCGGCTCCAGCAACTCCATGCGTGACCGGGACAACGTCTCGGTCACGGCGAAATACTCGTTCTGA
- a CDS encoding DUF1329 domain-containing protein, translated as MYKKSSLIVLATLAALAVTDARAAVSADQAAKLKSSLTPMGAEKAGNTAGTIPAWTGGLTSAPAGYKGSGAHHVDPFAGEKPQFVITKANLDQYKANLTAGQIALFNAYPDSFQMPVYPTHRTGSAPQWIYDNIFKNATSAKLVEGGNGFSDAYGGVPFPIPQSGVEAVWNHIARYRGTYIVRRSSQAGVQRNGAYSLVTSQDEALFRFYDPKGSADKLGNTLFYYMTFTTAPARLAGNGALVQETLDQVKEPRQAWGYNPGQRRVRRAPTLAYDTPIEDSDGLRTADDTDMYNGAPDRYDWTLVGKKEIYIPYNNYQVTSPEVKYKDLLTPGHINPKYTRYELHRVWVVDGKLKPGARHIYSRRTLYLDEDSWGAAVVDQYDGRGELWRVSQAYLKSFYEQPMVWTALDTFHDLQAHRYSIQWLDNEEPGTADFSQPAPDDSNFSPSALRRKASR; from the coding sequence ATGTACAAGAAGAGTTCCCTGATCGTCCTTGCCACCCTGGCGGCACTGGCCGTGACCGATGCGCGTGCCGCAGTTTCGGCGGACCAGGCGGCCAAGCTCAAGAGCAGTCTCACTCCGATGGGCGCGGAGAAGGCCGGCAACACCGCCGGCACCATTCCCGCCTGGACCGGCGGCCTGACCTCCGCGCCGGCCGGCTACAAGGGGTCGGGCGCGCACCATGTCGATCCCTTCGCCGGGGAGAAGCCGCAGTTCGTCATCACCAAGGCCAACCTGGACCAGTACAAGGCCAACCTGACGGCGGGGCAGATCGCACTCTTCAACGCCTACCCGGACAGCTTCCAGATGCCGGTGTATCCGACCCATCGCACCGGTTCGGCGCCGCAATGGATCTACGACAACATCTTCAAGAACGCCACCAGCGCCAAGCTGGTGGAAGGTGGCAACGGCTTCTCCGACGCCTACGGCGGCGTGCCGTTCCCCATCCCGCAGAGCGGCGTGGAGGCGGTGTGGAACCACATCGCCCGCTATCGCGGCACCTACATCGTGCGGCGTTCCTCCCAGGCCGGCGTGCAGCGCAACGGCGCCTACTCGCTGGTGACCTCCCAGGACGAGGCGCTGTTCCGCTTCTACGACCCCAAGGGCAGCGCCGACAAGCTCGGCAACACGCTGTTCTACTACATGACCTTCACTACCGCCCCGGCGCGCCTGGCCGGTAATGGCGCGCTGGTGCAGGAGACCCTCGACCAGGTCAAGGAACCGCGCCAGGCCTGGGGCTACAACCCCGGCCAGCGTCGCGTGCGTCGGGCGCCGACCCTCGCCTACGACACCCCCATCGAAGACTCCGATGGCCTGCGTACCGCCGATGACACCGACATGTACAACGGTGCGCCGGACCGCTACGACTGGACCCTGGTGGGCAAGAAGGAAATCTACATCCCCTACAACAACTACCAGGTGACCAGCCCCGAGGTGAAGTACAAGGACCTACTCACCCCTGGCCACATCAATCCCAAGTACACCCGCTACGAACTGCACCGCGTCTGGGTGGTGGACGGCAAGCTCAAGCCTGGCGCGCGGCACATCTACTCGCGGCGTACCCTCTACCTCGACGAGGACAGCTGGGGTGCCGCCGTGGTGGACCAGTACGACGGCCGTGGCGAGCTGTGGCGCGTGTCCCAGGCCTACCTGAAGAGCTTCTACGAGCAGCCGATGGTGTGGACTGCGCTGGATACCTTCCACGACCTCCAGGCCCATCGCTACAGCATCCAGTGGCTAGACAACGAGGAACCCGGCACAGCTGACTTCAGTCAGCCGGCCCCGGACGACTCCAACTTCAGCCCCTCGGCGCTGCGCCGCAAAGCTTCGCGCTGA
- the queD gene encoding 6-carboxytetrahydropterin synthase QueD, whose amino-acid sequence MELFKEFTFEAAHRLPHVPAGHQCGRLHGHSFRAAIYIEGEVDPYTGWIRDFAEIKQIFKPIYDQLDHNYLNEIPGLENPTSENLCRWIWQQLKPLLPELSKVRVHETCTSGCEYRGD is encoded by the coding sequence GTGGAATTGTTCAAAGAGTTCACCTTCGAAGCCGCCCACCGCCTACCCCACGTCCCCGCCGGGCATCAGTGCGGCCGCCTGCATGGCCACTCCTTCCGGGCCGCCATCTACATCGAGGGTGAGGTCGACCCGTACACCGGCTGGATTCGCGACTTCGCCGAGATCAAGCAGATCTTCAAGCCGATCTACGACCAGCTCGACCACAACTACCTGAACGAGATTCCGGGGCTGGAAAACCCCACCAGCGAAAACCTCTGCCGCTGGATCTGGCAACAGCTCAAGCCGTTGCTGCCGGAGCTGTCCAAGGTGCGGGTGCATGAGACCTGCACCAGCGGTTGCGAGTATCGCGGGGACTGA
- the norR gene encoding nitric oxide reductase transcriptional regulator NorR: protein MTRNPLLATLLPLVADLSRELPDSERYRRLLEALRQLLPCDATALLRLEGDQLVPLAVDGLSPDTLGRRFKINEHPRLRALLEHPGPTRFAADCGLPDPYDGLVEGLHGHLEVHDCLGCPLFLDEQPWGLLTLDALDPERFSIGDLDNLEAFASLAAATVKASQRMLDLALRAEHEQQRADAYQRASGDQPRELIGQSKAHQALMNEIQLVAGSDLSVLITGETGVGKELVAQSIHANSLRREQPLVSLNCAALPETLVESELFGHVRGAFSGAVGERRGKFELADGGTLFLDEVGELPLAIQAKLLRVLQSGQLQRVGSDREHHVDVRLIAATNRDLAEEVRAGRFRADLYHRLSVYPLRVPPLRERSNDVLLLAGYFLEENRPRLGLRSLRLTREAQAALLDYGWPGNVRELEHLIGRASLKALANHPQRSRILSLGLNDLGLEQQKQSPPGDSTISDSNPEASPEGELRPAVDAFQRRMINLSLERHDGNWAAVARELGLDRANLNRLAKRLAIR from the coding sequence ATGACCCGAAACCCCTTGCTGGCCACCCTGCTTCCGCTGGTCGCCGACCTCTCCCGCGAGTTGCCCGACAGCGAACGCTATCGGCGCCTGCTGGAAGCGCTGCGCCAACTGCTGCCCTGCGATGCCACCGCCCTGCTGCGCCTGGAGGGCGATCAGCTGGTGCCACTGGCCGTCGACGGGCTCAGCCCCGACACTCTCGGCCGCCGCTTCAAGATCAATGAGCACCCGCGCCTGCGCGCCCTCCTCGAACACCCAGGCCCCACCCGTTTCGCCGCCGACTGCGGCCTGCCGGACCCTTACGACGGCCTGGTGGAAGGCCTGCACGGCCACCTGGAGGTGCACGACTGCCTGGGTTGCCCGCTGTTCCTCGACGAGCAGCCCTGGGGTCTGCTGACCCTCGACGCGCTCGACCCGGAGCGCTTCTCCATCGGCGACCTGGACAACCTGGAAGCCTTCGCCAGCCTCGCCGCCGCCACGGTGAAAGCCAGCCAGCGCATGCTCGACCTCGCCCTGCGCGCCGAGCACGAGCAACAACGTGCCGATGCCTACCAGCGCGCCTCCGGCGACCAGCCGCGGGAGCTGATCGGCCAGAGCAAGGCGCACCAGGCGCTGATGAACGAAATCCAGCTGGTGGCCGGCAGCGACCTGAGCGTGCTGATCACCGGCGAGACCGGCGTGGGCAAGGAACTGGTGGCGCAGTCGATCCACGCCAACTCCCTGCGCCGCGAGCAGCCACTGGTCAGCCTGAACTGCGCGGCGCTGCCGGAAACCCTGGTGGAAAGCGAGCTGTTCGGCCACGTACGCGGCGCCTTCTCCGGCGCGGTGGGCGAGCGGCGCGGCAAGTTCGAGCTGGCCGATGGCGGCACCCTGTTCCTCGACGAGGTTGGCGAGCTGCCATTGGCGATCCAGGCCAAGCTGCTGCGCGTGCTGCAGAGCGGACAACTGCAGCGGGTGGGCTCGGACCGCGAACACCACGTCGACGTGCGCCTGATCGCCGCCACTAACCGCGACCTCGCCGAAGAGGTGCGTGCCGGGCGCTTCCGCGCCGACCTCTATCATCGCCTGAGCGTCTACCCCTTGCGGGTGCCGCCATTGCGCGAGCGCAGCAACGACGTGCTGCTGCTGGCCGGCTACTTCCTCGAAGAAAACCGCCCACGCCTGGGACTGCGCAGCCTGCGCCTGACCCGCGAGGCCCAGGCCGCCCTGCTCGACTATGGCTGGCCGGGCAATGTGCGCGAGCTGGAACACCTGATCGGGCGCGCGTCGCTCAAGGCGCTGGCGAACCATCCGCAGCGCTCGCGCATCCTCAGCCTCGGCCTGAACGACCTCGGGCTGGAACAGCAGAAGCAGTCGCCCCCCGGCGATTCCACCATCTCCGACAGCAACCCGGAGGCCAGTCCGGAGGGCGAACTGCGCCCGGCAGTCGATGCCTTCCAGCGGCGCATGATCAACCTCAGCCTGGAACGCCATGACGGCAACTGGGCAGCCGTCGCACGCGAGCTGGGACTGGATCGCGCCAACCTCAATCGCCTGGCGAAACGACTGGCGATCCGGTGA
- the hmpA gene encoding NO-inducible flavohemoprotein — MLSNEHRTLVKATVPLLETGGEALTQHFYKMMLSEYPEVRPLFNQAHQASGDQPRALANGVLMYARHIDELEQLGPLVAKIVNKHAALQILPEHYPIVGSCLLRAIREVLGEEIATQAVIDAWAAAYGQLAEILIGAEESVYQQNAEQPGGWRGARRFRIARKEVESEEITSFYFQPADDGALLDFQPGQYIGLRLELDGEEVRRTYSLSDAPNGREYRISVKREAEGKVSNHLHDEMKVGDEIELFPPAGDFFLRDGDKPLVLITAGVGITPTLAMLRQALDSGREVHFIHCARHGGVHAFRDWIEAQSEAHPHLLHYFCYSEPREQDEAHAEGFLSRDLLGQWLPANRDLDAYFLGPKPFMAQVKRHLRELGVPEQQTHYEFFGPASALEA, encoded by the coding sequence ATGCTGTCCAACGAACACCGTACCCTGGTCAAGGCCACCGTCCCGCTGCTGGAGACCGGCGGCGAGGCCCTGACCCAGCACTTCTACAAGATGATGCTGAGCGAATACCCCGAGGTACGCCCGCTGTTCAACCAGGCGCACCAGGCGTCCGGCGACCAGCCTCGCGCCCTGGCCAACGGTGTCCTGATGTACGCCCGCCACATCGACGAATTGGAGCAGCTCGGCCCGCTGGTGGCGAAGATCGTCAACAAGCATGCCGCGCTGCAGATCCTGCCGGAGCATTACCCGATCGTCGGCAGCTGCCTGCTGCGGGCAATCCGCGAGGTGCTGGGCGAGGAAATCGCCACCCAGGCGGTGATCGATGCCTGGGCCGCCGCCTATGGCCAACTGGCCGAGATCCTGATCGGTGCCGAGGAGTCGGTGTACCAGCAGAACGCGGAACAGCCCGGCGGTTGGCGTGGTGCGCGGCGCTTCCGTATCGCCCGCAAGGAGGTCGAGAGCGAGGAGATCACTTCCTTCTACTTCCAGCCGGCGGACGATGGTGCGCTGCTGGACTTCCAGCCCGGCCAGTACATCGGCCTGCGCCTGGAGCTGGACGGCGAGGAAGTACGCCGCACCTATTCGCTCTCCGATGCGCCCAATGGCCGCGAGTACCGCATCAGCGTGAAGCGCGAGGCGGAAGGCAAGGTCTCCAACCACCTGCACGACGAGATGAAGGTGGGGGATGAGATCGAGCTGTTCCCGCCGGCCGGCGACTTCTTCCTGCGTGATGGCGACAAGCCGTTGGTGCTGATCACCGCTGGCGTGGGCATTACGCCGACGCTGGCGATGCTCAGGCAGGCCCTGGACAGCGGGCGCGAGGTGCATTTCATCCACTGCGCCCGTCATGGCGGCGTGCATGCGTTCCGCGACTGGATCGAGGCGCAGTCCGAAGCCCATCCGCACCTGCTGCATTACTTCTGCTACAGCGAGCCGCGGGAGCAGGACGAGGCGCACGCCGAGGGCTTCCTCAGCCGCGATCTGCTGGGCCAGTGGCTGCCGGCCAATCGCGATCTGGATGCCTATTTCCTCGGGCCCAAGCCCTTCATGGCCCAGGTGAAGCGTCATCTGCGCGAGCTCGGCGTGCCCGAGCAGCAGACCCACTACGAGTTCTTCGGCCCGGCCAGCGCGCTGGAGGCCTGA
- a CDS encoding transmembrane sensor/regulator PpyR has product MDGLFACPRRNLAISSTLLGSGFALLLVGITGAYVIDAGLSLLAIVASHALTILGPTLLKLGYVLRLIAQHQMRKEGWEACCVAG; this is encoded by the coding sequence ATGGACGGTCTTTTCGCTTGCCCCAGACGGAACCTGGCGATCTCGTCGACGCTGCTCGGCAGCGGGTTTGCGCTGTTGCTGGTGGGTATCACCGGTGCCTATGTCATCGATGCCGGGCTGTCGCTGCTGGCGATAGTCGCGTCCCACGCGCTCACCATCCTCGGTCCTACATTGCTGAAGCTGGGCTATGTGTTGCGGCTCATCGCCCAGCATCAGATGCGCAAGGAAGGCTGGGAGGCATGCTGTGTTGCTGGTTGA
- a CDS encoding NnrS family protein: MLLVDRKALLAIPALWRLGFRPFFLGGALFALVGIAAWAAVLLGLLPAWEPLGGWLAWHRHEMLFGFASAIIAGFLLTAVQTWTGRPGVSGRPLMILAAIWLAARLGWLGGAPLWLVTPLELAFLPALAFFVGRSLWQVKQVRNYPVIAVLALLTLADAQVMLGLWGGHDDWQRGGVLAALWLVAALMGLIGGRVIPFFTQRGLGRTAQVPAWPWLDNLLLAGTMLVAVLTAAGFGLAPHPLLGALFAVLAVGHLIRLWRWRDKGIWGVPLLWSLHLAYLWMLLAPAGMAVWNFGAPIALSLPIHALTVGGVGGLILAMIARVSLGHTGRPLQPPKVMAWAFALLNLGVLCRVVLVLWLPMQGLSLAAACWVVAFLLFAWHYGPMFWQPRVDGQPG, translated from the coding sequence GTGTTGCTGGTTGATCGAAAGGCCCTGTTGGCCATTCCGGCGCTGTGGCGCCTGGGTTTTCGTCCATTCTTCCTCGGCGGCGCGTTGTTCGCGCTGGTCGGCATCGCGGCCTGGGCGGCGGTGCTGCTGGGCCTGCTGCCGGCCTGGGAGCCCTTGGGCGGCTGGCTGGCCTGGCACCGCCATGAAATGCTCTTCGGCTTCGCCAGCGCCATCATCGCCGGCTTCCTGCTGACCGCCGTGCAGACCTGGACCGGCCGGCCCGGTGTCAGCGGACGCCCGCTGATGATCCTCGCCGCCATCTGGCTGGCGGCGCGGCTGGGTTGGCTCGGCGGTGCGCCGCTATGGCTGGTCACGCCTCTGGAGCTGGCCTTCCTGCCGGCGCTGGCGTTTTTCGTCGGGCGCAGCCTGTGGCAGGTGAAGCAGGTGCGCAACTACCCGGTGATCGCCGTGCTGGCGCTGCTCACCCTGGCCGATGCGCAGGTGATGCTGGGCCTCTGGGGCGGCCATGATGACTGGCAGCGCGGCGGGGTGCTGGCAGCGCTCTGGCTGGTGGCGGCGCTGATGGGCTTGATCGGCGGACGCGTCATTCCTTTCTTCACCCAGCGTGGCCTGGGCCGTACCGCACAGGTGCCGGCCTGGCCCTGGCTGGACAATCTGCTGCTGGCCGGCACGATGCTGGTGGCCGTGCTGACGGCGGCTGGCTTCGGTCTGGCGCCACATCCGCTGTTGGGCGCGTTGTTCGCGGTGCTCGCCGTGGGCCACCTGATTCGCCTGTGGCGCTGGCGGGACAAGGGCATCTGGGGCGTGCCGCTGCTGTGGTCGCTGCACCTGGCCTATCTGTGGATGCTGCTGGCCCCGGCGGGCATGGCGGTATGGAACTTCGGTGCGCCGATTGCCCTCAGCCTGCCGATTCACGCGTTGACGGTCGGGGGTGTTGGCGGCCTGATCCTGGCGATGATCGCCCGTGTCAGCCTCGGTCACACGGGGCGTCCGCTGCAGCCGCCGAAGGTCATGGCCTGGGCGTTTGCGCTGCTGAACCTGGGCGTGCTGTGCCGGGTCGTGCTGGTGCTGTGGCTGCCCATGCAGGGCCTGAGCCTGGCCGCGGCCTGCTGGGTGGTGGCCTTCCTGCTGTTTGCCTGGCACTACGGGCCGATGTTCTGGCAGCCGCGGGTGGATGGACAGCCGGGTTGA
- a CDS encoding DUF5329 domain-containing protein, with product MLACTSAHAALDAKARREVTQLLDFVEHSDCRFIRNGSEYPGNEARAHLQKKLDYLENKDLVSSAEDFIERAASKSSMSGKPYRVSCPDGTQDTATWLNTELKRLRQGQ from the coding sequence CACGCCGCCCTCGATGCCAAGGCACGGCGGGAAGTCACCCAACTGCTGGACTTCGTCGAGCACAGCGACTGCCGCTTCATCCGCAACGGCAGCGAGTACCCGGGCAACGAGGCCCGCGCGCATCTGCAGAAGAAGCTTGATTACCTGGAGAACAAGGACCTGGTGAGCAGCGCCGAAGACTTCATCGAGCGCGCCGCCAGCAAGAGCAGCATGAGCGGCAAGCCCTACCGGGTCAGTTGCCCAGACGGCACGCAGGACACCGCCACCTGGTTGAACACCGAGCTCAAGCGCCTGCGCCAGGGGCAGTGA